The Candidatus Nezhaarchaeota archaeon DNA window CCTAAGTTTGTGCAGCATCAGAAAGCCTCTAGACAATCTCGGAGTTGCAACAATAAGTATCTTGCCGTCCCTAATGACCATCTCTCTCACAGGTCTTTGAGGGGAATCTGGATTACATAACACGACCTCAGCCTTCATGTACTCTCTAATCTGCTTGAGCTTGAGAGCAGCCTCACTAGCGCCCTTGAAGTTTGGGATCCTACCGTAAACGGGGTATGGAGGAAGGGCAACACCTTCATCCATAAGTCTCTTCCATATCATCATTCTAATTTCGTCCTTCTTAGACACCAAAACTTCTCGCACCAGTAAAGTTACGTTGGGAGGAGATGAAGAACTTGATGCCAACATGCTGAGCAGTATTTAGTACGCCCTTCTCCTCAAACTAATAGTATTATTTAGGAGATTATTATTACAATAATTTATAACTACTTTATCTTCTCGATAACTATTGCAGGGCAGACTCTAGTGACACCACTCATTGAGTTCAGTTTGTCAATGAATTTCACGAGGTCGCTGCTACTCTTAAATAAGCACTCAGCTATCAGCATGTGATCTCCACTCGTGGAGTATAGACTGACAACTTCCTCTAACCCTTTAAGGCTCTTAATAGTGTCTATTAGGGTTTCAGGCTTCGTGTCAATACCTATGAAGGCGTGAACTTCATAGCCAAGCTTCTTGAAGTCCACTTCAACAGTATAGCGCACTATGATACCTTCTTCTTCAAGCCTTCTAACTCTCTTCCTAACAGCTGTCTCGGTAACGCCAAGCTGTTTAGCTATTCTTAGGAATGGGGTCCTCGCATTCTCCCTTAGTATCCTTAATAGTTCCAGGTTCGAAAAACGAACCATAAGCATATATTTATCGAATCACCTTATAAATGATACTCAGACCGGTGGTGTTTATGGCAACGTCTGGTGGTAGAATGCCTCTTATAGGGGATAAGGCTCCAAGTTTCGTGGCTAATAGCACTAAAGGGGTAATAAGGTTCCCCGACGACTATAAGGGCAAGTGGGTTGTACTATTCTCCCACCCAGCTGACTTCACGCCAGTGTGCACTACGGAGTTTGTCGCCTTCCAGAAGAGGTATGAGGAGTTTAAGAAGTTGAATTGTGAGCTTGTGGGGTTAAGCATAGATCAGGTTTTCAGTCATATAAAGTGGGTTGAATGGATTAAAGAGAAGCTTGGAGTTGAGATTCAGTTCCCCATAATAGCCGATGACATGGGTTGCATAGCCCAAATGTACGGCATGATACATCCGGGGAAGGGTACCAACACCGTTAGAGCTGTATTCATAATAGATCCTGAGGGCATAATTAGGCTGATACTTTACTATCCACAAGAGATTGGTAGGAACATGGATGAAATACTTAGAGCAGTGAGAGCTCTCCAGATATCTGATGCAGAGAAAGTAGCTATTCCAGCGAACTGGCCTAACAACGAGCTGATAGGCAACAAAGTAATTATACCGCCTCCAAAAGACATTCAGACAGCCATGGAGAGACCGAAGAAGTACGAGTGCTTTGACTGGTGGTTCTGTTACAGAAGCTTGTAGACGTGATCGCCCTTGGCGCTCTTCAGAGCAATCTACAAGTGCAATATATGTGGAAACATAGTCGAGGTGCTACATGAAGGTAGAGGACAATTAGTCTGCTGTGGTCAGCCAATGCAACTTCTTGAAGAAAAGGTCATTGAGCTCGATAAGGAGAAACATGCTCCAATTATTGAAGTAACAGACGGCGTTGTTAAGGTTAAAGTTGGCTCAATACCTCATCCAATGGAGGAAAAACACTTCATAGAGTGGATAGAGCTTTCAACTAATAGGGAGACCCATAGGAGGTACTTGAATCC harbors:
- a CDS encoding peroxiredoxin, whose amino-acid sequence is MPLIGDKAPSFVANSTKGVIRFPDDYKGKWVVLFSHPADFTPVCTTEFVAFQKRYEEFKKLNCELVGLSIDQVFSHIKWVEWIKEKLGVEIQFPIIADDMGCIAQMYGMIHPGKGTNTVRAVFIIDPEGIIRLILYYPQEIGRNMDEILRAVRALQISDAEKVAIPANWPNNELIGNKVIIPPPKDIQTAMERPKKYECFDWWFCYRSL
- a CDS encoding Lrp/AsnC family transcriptional regulator, which gives rise to MVRFSNLELLRILRENARTPFLRIAKQLGVTETAVRKRVRRLEEEGIIVRYTVEVDFKKLGYEVHAFIGIDTKPETLIDTIKSLKGLEEVVSLYSTSGDHMLIAECLFKSSSDLVKFIDKLNSMSGVTRVCPAIVIEKIK
- a CDS encoding desulfoferrodoxin is translated as MALFRAIYKCNICGNIVEVLHEGRGQLVCCGQPMQLLEEKVIELDKEKHAPIIEVTDGVVKVKVGSIPHPMEEKHFIEWIELSTNRETHRRYLNPGEEPIAIFNIRAEKLTARAYCNLHGLWKST